One stretch of Prunus persica cultivar Lovell chromosome G1, Prunus_persica_NCBIv2, whole genome shotgun sequence DNA includes these proteins:
- the LOC109946696 gene encoding uncharacterized protein LOC109946696 codes for MDLNGKIYPASSKQHCFIIVATDYFTKWVEAKPVKSTTSQEIITFTEEQIVQRFGIPESITTDRGSSFISREMLDMAKVFKFKLLQSTPYYDLANVQAESSNKVIINIIKKMLEENPRQWHEKLSETLWAYRTSKRKATGMTPYALTYGHDAIMPMEIAV; via the coding sequence ATGGACCTCAATGGCAAAATCTATCCAGCCAGTAGCAAGCAGCACTGTTTTATCATAGTGGCCACTGAttatttcaccaaatgggtggaAGCCAAGCCAGTCAAATCCACCacatctcaagagatcatTACCTTCACAGAAGAACAGATTGTGCAAAGGTTTGGCATACCAGAGTCAATCACCACTGATAGGGGAAGTTCCTTCATATCCAGAGAAATGCTAGACATGGCAAAAGTATTCAAGTTCAAACTACTTCAATCCACCCCTTATTATGACTTGGCTAATGTACAGGCAGAATCAAGCAACAAGGTGATTATCAACATTATCAAAAAAATGCTTGAGGAAAATCCAAGGCAATGGCATGAAAAACTGTCAGAAACCTTGTGGGCCTATAgaacttcaaaaagaaaagcaactGGCATGACTCCATATGCTTTGACTTATGGACATGATGCAATTATGCCCATGGAAATCGCAGTTTAG